Proteins encoded together in one Labeo rohita strain BAU-BD-2019 chromosome 21, IGBB_LRoh.1.0, whole genome shotgun sequence window:
- the LOC127152591 gene encoding sialidase-3 → MASKGHPEAQHALPARTALFQQKDGKTYRIPALIYISDGQTFLAFAEERSTPRDSDAKVLVMRRGSLQNGSLQWSPAQTLSSASLPDHRTMNPCPVYERKSKTIYLFFVCILGNTTEYHQIATGRNQARLCYVTSTDYGQNWSKLTDLTNSVIGDEIFNWATFAVGPGHGIQMKSGRLIIPAYVYYIHYRCFPFHFPLIVRPHALSFYSDDCGVTWQMGGKIPMKSCECEMAEIIDHADQSHLYCNARSTCGHRVEALSESSGAAFDSPHVAQKLVEPHRGCQGSVLSFPMPERSDEEEKSPNDCLTQSETKTWLLYSHPTNKKKRKDLGVYLNKSPLKTSGWGRPWIIHQGPSGYSDLTQCEERFACLMECGEKSEIEEIAFVEFKLSDLMCT, encoded by the exons ATGGCGTCAAAAGGCCACCCAGAAGCCCAGCACGCCCTGCCTGCACGAACAGCATTATTCCAACAGAAGGATGGTAAAACATACAGAATTCCTGCTCTAATCTACATCAGTGATGGTCAGACTTTCCTTGCCTTTGCTGAAGAGCGCAGCACTCCACGTGACAGTGATGCAAAAGTGTTGGTCATGAGGAGAGGATCACTGCAAAATGGGTCCCTTCaa tgGTCTCCTGCACAAACACTGTCTTCTGCTTCTTTGCCGGATCATCGCACCATGAATCCTTGTCCAGTCTATGAGAGGAAATCCAAAACTATCTATCTGTTCTTTGTCTGCATATTGGGCAATACCACAGAGTATCACCAGATCGCTACAGGTAGAAACCAAGCACGGCTGTGTTACGTCACTAGTACAGACTATGGCCAGAACTGGAGCAAGTTAACAGATTTAACAAATAGTGTTATTGGAGATGAGATTTTCAACTGGGCTACTTTTGCAGTTGGACCAGGACATGGGATTCAGATGAAAAGTGGAAGACTAATCATTCCAGCGTATGTTTATTACATTCATTATAGGTGTTTTCCCTTTCATTTTCCACTCATAGTCAGGCCTCATGCGTTATCATTCTATAGTGATGACTGTGGTGTCACCTGGCAGATGGGAGGAAAAATCCCAATGAAGTCCTGCGAATGTGAGATGGCTGAGATCATAGACCACGCTGATCAGAGTCATTTGTACTGCAACGCCCGTAGTACATGTGGCCACAGAGTGGAGGCTTTAAGTGAGAGCAGCGGGGCAGCTTTTGATAGCCCTCATGTTGCTCAGAAGCTCGTGGAGCCCCATCGTGGCTGCCAGGGTAGCGTGTTGAGCTTCCCTATGCCCGAGCGATCGGATGAAGAGGAGAAGAGCCCAAATGATTGCTTGACACAGTCTGAAACAAAAACTTGGTTACTCTATTCCCATCCaactaataaaaagaaaagaaaggatCTTGGAGTTTACTTGAATAAATCACCCTTGAAAACGTCTGGTTGGGGCCGACCATGGATCATCCATCAGGGTCCCAGTGGATATTCAGATTTGACACAGTGTGAGGAGCGATTTGCCTGCCTCATGGAGTGTGGAGAGAAAAGTGAGATTGAGGAAATAGCCTTTGTGGAATTTAAACTCAGTGATTTAATGTGCACATGA
- the xrra1 gene encoding X-ray radiation resistance-associated protein 1 yields the protein MTGLGIYKLDNGQSYPSNCFPIRSFFHPRNEGAGHWLVANRNSLQERRSKRKNISGSRFEVQSGKHEKRRPESASNTLDAQFLLTLHCVDKPSDLCSVNISGQCLHTVILEGLEQFDNIAYIYASDNHLTLEPFARFPALRELELSLNSLHDLEIHADDFQKLEVLDLSFNNLTGESILNLGLLPHLKVLHLTGNQLQMLPLIMAGPCACPGENTEQGASLFQTLEVLMLDDNRLSSPGVFMSLANLQRLRHLNLQGNHISGVPFLEQMATLKDGQTDGVGQHVDTVNDKRIKYSEITMSQQKSEKTLKEDKASLEMHSGASRYCHQRKEDGCALGLPFPELRHLNLANNEIAEEEALLPVALFPKLNELVIHSNPLTTQRSGDPPMLTCFLQDKLGIKITRKRTTNLIKRHITLPVNPKRKVKTLPNVPSFYSITANQHTTEMLCSKECTGQDNPLPSEYGLTHVFGFSSQTSIDDEEDIATGQENFDLTSADIFFETNQNAEPFFVTEVSALNESEHQEDLDDAKEAELEKGSKACLDKLIGYEILLDDTTEPEMPEFSGIQQAVKVLEHMLKNLLVYRDSKANLDLPQKPYYAKEKKIKNLPPLGPKKSKGEKVEELLAQIKEAKTISKVPLGNVLDGGNGICKREYEEALMLLKDMKRKYRAAHLKRVEEAAEIETKMMCNFN from the exons ATGACAGGACTGGGGATTTACAAATTGGACAATGGACAAAGTTACCCTTCAAACTGTTTCCCAATAAGATCATTTTTTCATCCAAGAAACGAAG gGGCTGGACACTGGCTTGTAGCAAACAGAAATTCTTTGCAAGAAAGGAGatcaaaaaggaaaaacatttcaggatcaCGTTTTGAAGTACAGTCTGGAAAACATGAAAAGAGACGACCAGAGAGTGCTAGCAACACTTTAGATGCACAATTTCTT CTTACGCTGCATTGTGTGGATAAGCCCTCTGACCTTTGTTCTGTTAACATCAGTGGCCAGTGTTTGCATACG GTCATCCTTGAGGGTTTGGAGCAGTTCGATAACATTGCATACATATATGCTTCTGATAACCATTTAACTTTAG AACCCTTTGCCAGGTTTCCTGCACTGAGGGAATTGGAGCTGTCACTAAACAGTCTCCATGATTTGGAGATTCATGCTGATGACTTCCAGAAACTTGAG GTGTTGGATTTATCCTTCAATAACTTAACAGGAGAAAGCATATTAAATCTAGGCCTGTTACCACATCTGAAGGTGCTCCATCTGACTGGAAACCAGCTGCAGATGCTTCCACTCATTATGGCTGGACCTTGTGCCTGCCCTGGAGAAAA CACAGAACAGGGTGCCTCGCTATTTCAAACTCTGGAGGTTTTGATGCTTGATGACAACAGATTATCTTCTCCGGGAGTGTTTATGAGCCTTGCTAACTTACAGAG ACTTCGTCATCTCAATTTACAAGGAAATCACATCTCAGGAGTCCCATTCTTAGAACAGATGGCAACATTAAAAGATGGCCAAACGGATGGTGTCGGACAGCATGTGGACACAGTGAACGACAAGAGGATAAAGT ACTCTGAAATCACAATGAGCCAGcaaaaatcagaaaaaacaCTGAAA GAGGACAAAGCATCTCTCGAAATGCATTCTGGTGCCTCACGATACTGTCATCAGAGAAAAGAGGATGGATGCGCTCTCGGTCTACCTTTTCCAGAACTTCGTCATTTGAATTTGGCCAACAATGAG ATAGCTGAGGAAGAGGCATTGTTGCCTGTGGCACTGTTTCCAAAGCTCAATGAGCTTGTTATTCACTCAAACCCCTTGACAACACAGAGAAGTG GTGATCCACCAATGCTGACCTGTTTTCTGCAAGACAAGCTGGGTATTAAGATAACACGCAAAAGAACAACAAATCTCATTAAGCGACATATTACACTCCCTGTGAATCCTAAAAGAAAG GTGAAAACGCTTCCAAACGTACCAAGTTTTTATTCAAtcacagcaaatcaacatactACAGAAATGCTCTGCTCCAAGGAATGTACTGGACAAGATAATCCTCTACCCTCAGAGTATGGGTTAACACATGTATTTGGCTTTTCGTCTCAAACAAGCATTGATGATGAGGAAGACATTGCCACAGGCCAGGAGAATTTTGACTTGACAAGTGCAGACATATTCTTTGAAACGAATCAAAATGCAGAGCCGTTCTTTGTGACAgag GTTAGTGCCTTAAATGAATCTGAACACCAAGAAGATCTAGATGATGCAAAGGAAGCCGAACTGGAAAAAGGCAGCAAAGCATGTCTAGATAAACTGATTGGTTATGAAATCTTACTTGATGACACAACTGAGCCAGAAATGCCTGAGTTTTCTG GAATTCAACAAGCCGTTAAAGTTTTGGAGCACATGCTCAAGAACCTGCTTGTGTATAGAGATTCTAAAGCAAATCTGGACCTTCCTCAGAAGCCGTACTACGCAAAAGAGAAAAAG ATTAAAAATCTGCCACCTTTGGGACCAAAGAAGTCGAAGGGAGAAAAAGTCGAGGAACTTCTCGCCCAAATAAAGGAGGCGAAAACAATAAGCAAAGTTCCCCTAG GTAATGTACTTGATGGAGGGAATGGTATTTGTAAGAGAGAATACGAGGAAGCACTGATGCTACTGAAGGACATGAAAAGGAAGTACAGGGCGGCCCATCTGAAAAGAGTGGAAGAGGCAGCAGAGATTGAGACTAAGATGATGTGTAATTTTAACTAA
- the chrdl2 gene encoding chordin-like protein 2: protein MSTVSWNMKKRMTYLKHLFILVTMRCFVQGQTETIRPGKMSGVFCTFKEKTYRPGDSWHPYLEPFGFMFCMRCTCTESGHVKCNSIKCPVLRCENPVTNSQQCCPRCADEHRTPAGLRAPIKTCRYNGSTYQTGETFANHELFPSRQSNQCVMCTCSNGNIFCALKTCQPITCSSPLSVPDTCCLVCKESAIDINSASFEDGGQQLNRGVRHSVDQCAAEQVRGRSVRATPSTLRGTPRGLNLQTLHLKGAAETTVKILLQRKHQRACVYSGKTYSHGDVWHPVLGKVLECILCTCRDGFQECKRITCPNQYLCQHPIKIEGKCCKICPELKAENNRTECYLAQDNNSLLVYKVEPPSAAQSEDKVRMIAIERQGATEVEVQVWKTVEGVLHLMETGDVQKKDLIEHPENYILLTTLDEDTWRKFKEEEDKQKDLSKIRSCEDGIKEVVKYLNPEQLDSLCTS from the exons ATGTCCACAGTTTCCTGGAATATGAAGAAAAGAATGACCTACTTGAAACATCTTTTCATTTTGGTGACAATGCGATGCTTCGTTCAGGGTCAAACTGAGACAATACGACCAGGAAAAA TGTCAGGTGTTTTCTGCACATTTAAAGAGAAGACGTACAGGCCAGGAGATAGCTGGCATCCCTATTTGGAGCCTTTCGGATTCATGTTCTGCATGCGCTGTACTTGCACAGAA TCTGGTCATGTGAAATGCAACAGCATTAAATGTCCTGTTCTGCGATGTGAAAATCCAGTGACTAACTCACAGCAGTGTTGCCCTCGATGTGCAG atgagcacagaactCCTGCTGGTCTGCGGGCACCCATTAAAACCTGTAGGTATAATGGAAGCACTTACCAAACAGGAGAAACATTTGCTAATCATGAGCTTTTCCCATCCCGTCAATCGAACCAGTGCGTCATGTGTACTTGCTCT AATGGAAATATATTCTGTGCACTGAAAACCTGTCAGCCCATTACATGCTCATCACCATTGTCAGTTCCAGATACTTGCTGCTTAGTGTGCAAAG AGAGTGCAATTGATATAAATTCTGCATCATTTGAAGACGGAGGACAGCAACTGAACAGAGGAGTt AGGCATTCTGTGGATCAGTGTGCTGCGGAACAGGTCAGGGGTCGCTCAGTTAGGGCCACGCCATCAACACTGCGGGGGACTCCCAGAGGCCTCAACCTACAGACGCTACACCTCAAAGGAGCTGCCGAAACTACTGTTAAAATCCTTTTACAGCGCAAACATCAGAGAG CTTGTGTGTACAGTGGCAAGACCTATTCTCATGGCGACGTGTGGCACCCGGTGTTGGGGAAGGTCTTGGAGTGCATCCTGTGCACCTGCAGGGACGGCTTTCAAGAATGCAAGCGCATCACGTGTCCCAACCAGTATCTGTGCCAACATCCCATAAAGATAGAAGGGAAATGCTGTAAGATTTGTCCAG AGCTCAAAGCAGAGAACAACAGGACAGAGTGCTACCTTGCTCAAGACAATAACAGTCTCCTGGTGTATAAAGTTGAACCCCCATCAGCTGCTCAGTCAGAAGATAAAGTACGGATGATTGCCATCGAGAGACAAGGAGCCACGGAAGTAGAAGTGCAAGTGTGGAAAACTGTTGAAG gtgttttgcaTCTGATGGAGACAGGTGACGTTCAGAAGAAAGATCTCATAGAGCATccagaaaattacattttgctgaCCACATTAGATGAGG aCACTTGGAGGAAGTTCAAAGAAGAAGAGGACAAGCAGAAAGACTTGAGTAAGATTAGGAGCTGTGAAGACGGGATCAAGGAAGTGGTGAAGTACTTAAACCCTGAACAGCTGGACAGTCTTTGCACTTCTTAG